A single genomic interval of Methyloceanibacter caenitepidi harbors:
- a CDS encoding linear amide C-N hydrolase, whose amino-acid sequence MIRRAATYVFAASLALATTPAFSCTGISLKAQDGAAIRGRTLEFGFPLKSNVIAVPAGQEFSGSLPDNGKGLTYKTRYDIVGANAFDETVIIDGLNDQGLSIGLFYFPGYAQYAEATSDNASRTLAPQDFGMWVLGNFATVDEVKKAVEDILLVGTPMPGLGSAKGMPADVHFFVQDKTGKSIAIEPRGGVVKVTDAPLGVMTNAPTYDWHMTNLDTYINLSPKDVDSAKLGPVTLESTGSGTGMLGLPGDFTPPSRFVRAAMFSQAAVPNDNAEDAVFAAFHILNQFDIPKGSVVNASVGGALPEITEWTSVNDLQNLRWYFRTHQDQNIRVVDLKEAIKAADGKISYIEMETATQSVSDVSADAKPAPAGSTDK is encoded by the coding sequence ATGATTCGACGCGCTGCAACGTACGTCTTCGCCGCTTCGCTTGCGCTGGCCACAACCCCGGCGTTTTCCTGCACCGGCATTAGTCTCAAGGCGCAAGATGGCGCCGCAATTCGTGGCCGTACGCTCGAGTTCGGCTTCCCCCTCAAGTCCAATGTGATTGCGGTTCCCGCCGGCCAGGAGTTCAGCGGCTCTCTGCCCGACAATGGCAAAGGGCTCACCTACAAGACCCGCTACGACATCGTCGGCGCGAACGCCTTCGATGAAACCGTGATTATCGATGGCCTGAATGACCAGGGGCTATCCATCGGTCTGTTCTATTTCCCGGGCTACGCGCAATACGCCGAAGCGACGTCGGACAACGCGTCCCGCACGCTTGCACCGCAGGATTTCGGCATGTGGGTGCTAGGCAACTTCGCCACGGTCGACGAGGTGAAGAAGGCGGTCGAGGACATCCTCCTAGTAGGAACGCCCATGCCGGGCCTCGGCAGCGCCAAGGGCATGCCGGCGGACGTCCACTTTTTCGTTCAGGACAAGACCGGTAAGTCCATCGCCATTGAGCCACGCGGCGGCGTGGTGAAAGTGACGGACGCGCCGCTCGGTGTCATGACCAACGCACCGACATACGACTGGCACATGACCAATCTGGACACCTACATCAACTTGTCCCCGAAGGATGTCGATTCGGCGAAGCTCGGCCCGGTTACGCTCGAATCAACCGGTTCCGGCACGGGTATGCTCGGACTTCCCGGCGACTTCACGCCGCCGTCGCGCTTCGTTCGCGCAGCCATGTTCAGTCAGGCCGCCGTTCCCAACGATAACGCCGAGGATGCGGTGTTCGCCGCTTTCCACATCCTGAACCAGTTCGACATTCCGAAGGGATCGGTGGTCAATGCATCCGTCGGGGGCGCTCTTCCTGAGATCACCGAATGGACCAGTGTCAACGACCTTCAGAATCTGCGCTGGTATTTCCGGACGCACCAGGATCAGAACATCCGCGTGGTCGACCTCAAGGAGGCGATCAAGGCTGCGGACGGCAAGATCTCCTATATCGAAATGGAGACCGCAACGCAGTCCGTGTCGGATGTGTCGGCCGACGCCAAGCCCGCGCCTGCGGGGTCGACAGACAAGTAG
- a CDS encoding VIT1/CCC1 transporter family protein, whose protein sequence is MEDVLERWRSEKTAAYLSTAVAANEPDPRRAKLFRKMAEAAEAQAAILAKDITQVPSFTPSVRSRIMVFLLGILPPRAMRNVLSAHKVRGISVYRGRTEEPKDEKTDGGGHPWPTSVDDIGRQHKNYTSGTLRAGVFGVNDGLVSNTCLVMGVAGAGVGPSEILLTGIAGLLAGAFSMGAGEFISMLSQREMFEHQIAQERDELERYPDQEAEELALIYEARGIPLNEARDMAKHLIANPEKALDALTREELGLNPDELGSPMGAAVSSFLTFSVGACVPLVPYLLGYEKEGIVIAAVLAGIALFGVGSALSLFSGKNAIVGGARMLVVGSLAAAATYFIGSLLGANVA, encoded by the coding sequence ATGGAAGACGTGCTTGAGCGTTGGCGGTCGGAAAAGACTGCGGCCTACCTGTCTACCGCCGTCGCGGCCAACGAGCCCGATCCCAGGCGCGCCAAACTCTTCCGCAAGATGGCCGAGGCGGCTGAAGCGCAGGCCGCGATCCTCGCCAAGGACATCACGCAGGTTCCGAGTTTCACACCGTCGGTGCGGTCGCGCATTATGGTCTTTCTCCTGGGCATCTTGCCGCCACGCGCCATGCGCAATGTCCTGTCCGCGCACAAGGTGCGAGGCATCTCCGTTTATCGCGGCAGGACCGAGGAGCCGAAGGACGAAAAGACCGACGGCGGCGGGCATCCCTGGCCGACGTCCGTCGACGACATCGGACGTCAGCACAAGAACTACACCAGCGGAACGCTGCGCGCTGGCGTGTTCGGCGTGAACGACGGGCTTGTCTCCAACACGTGCCTCGTCATGGGCGTGGCCGGCGCAGGCGTGGGGCCGAGCGAGATTCTGCTGACCGGCATTGCCGGGCTGCTTGCAGGCGCGTTCTCGATGGGCGCCGGCGAGTTCATCTCGATGCTGTCGCAACGGGAAATGTTCGAACATCAAATCGCGCAGGAGAGGGACGAGCTCGAACGCTATCCCGATCAGGAAGCCGAAGAGCTTGCGCTCATCTACGAAGCGCGCGGCATTCCCCTCAACGAAGCGCGCGATATGGCCAAGCATCTAATTGCGAATCCGGAAAAGGCCCTCGATGCCTTGACCCGCGAAGAACTGGGGCTCAATCCCGACGAACTCGGCTCTCCCATGGGTGCGGCCGTCTCGTCCTTTCTCACCTTCAGCGTCGGCGCGTGCGTACCGCTCGTGCCGTACCTCCTCGGCTACGAGAAGGAAGGCATCGTCATCGCCGCGGTGCTGGCGGGGATCGCGCTGTTCGGCGTGGGCTCTGCGCTCAGCCTCTTCTCGGGGAAGAACGCGATCGTCGGCGGCGCGCGCATGCTCGTCGTCGGCTCGCTGGCGGCGGCGGCGACCTACTTCATTGGCTCTCTTCTCGGCGCGAACGTCGCCTGA
- a CDS encoding c-type cytochrome, producing the protein MSKHLILAAAVVAAFVAPDVFAADAENGKQLYATCAACHGPAGAGNEALGAPPIAGMPAWYTVRQLNNFKTGIRGADPKDTHGQQMAPMAKMLGTDEDVADVAAYIETLQ; encoded by the coding sequence ATGAGTAAACATCTGATACTTGCGGCCGCCGTCGTTGCGGCTTTCGTCGCGCCGGACGTCTTCGCCGCCGACGCCGAGAACGGGAAACAGCTGTATGCGACCTGCGCGGCCTGTCACGGACCGGCCGGAGCTGGCAACGAGGCGCTCGGTGCACCGCCGATTGCCGGCATGCCGGCCTGGTACACAGTCCGGCAGCTGAACAACTTCAAGACCGGCATACGGGGAGCCGACCCCAAGGACACCCATGGCCAGCAGATGGCGCCCATGGCCAAGATGCTGGGCACGGATGAGGACGTCGCGGACGTGGCGGCCTATATCGAGACGCTCCAATAG
- a CDS encoding AI-2E family transporter, with protein sequence MTSRSPLPITQSTAESRANVLQGLLIAAIVIGGLYLAQEVLLPLAVAILLSFVLTPPMLVLQRIKVPRVLAVVVVVAVAFSILGGLGWLISHEATKLAGNLPSYRWTLSQKIDLVRETTAESQVLKKAGDVLAELESQLDKPAEVEGTKPGQVEVTEEDAEREPIPVEIRVPEPTGLDLYRSIAGKVLPPLMTAGIVLLFVVFILLEREDLRDRIIRLFGGSDLQRATSTMNEAAKRLSGYFLRQVLVNAAYGIFIGIALGAVGMPSPVAWGILAMMMRFVPYVGSYIAAAIPVLIAAAIDPGWSLVLIVIALFVVGEFTMGQIVEPLVYGRGTGVTPVAVIVSQVFWTWLWGPVGLIIATPITVCLAVLGRHVQGLSFFDVLLGDRPALSPAQGFYRHALIGDAANATYKAELALKDQSLLTYLDDVALGGLGIAERDLARGALEDEQTEQIAETVAEILENLDEYEPKRWFSRLRRHLEMVGAEPAKDDEPVDEPETEDAQVVDSKDFRPGWSVDTPVLCIAGRNGLDKAAALTLGRALEKRGLKASVLGPDTLSPGMIESLSETKAKLVCLSYLGFGGGPVEIRYMVRRLRRILPDGTMILVAYWNQENEGEAEAERKLLDVVNADGYANTLHEAVRFCEDAATKKPPSGSEESAQANAAPKTVPAA encoded by the coding sequence ATGACGTCCCGTTCGCCGCTGCCTATCACACAATCCACCGCTGAAAGCCGCGCCAACGTGCTCCAAGGGCTTCTGATCGCAGCCATCGTGATCGGCGGCCTGTATCTTGCGCAAGAAGTCCTGCTTCCGTTGGCGGTAGCGATTCTGTTGAGCTTCGTTCTCACGCCGCCGATGCTGGTTCTCCAGCGCATCAAGGTGCCGCGGGTTCTGGCGGTGGTCGTGGTCGTAGCCGTTGCGTTCTCCATTCTCGGTGGCCTCGGTTGGCTGATCTCGCACGAGGCAACCAAGCTTGCCGGCAATCTGCCGAGCTACCGATGGACGCTGTCGCAAAAGATCGATCTGGTGCGTGAAACCACGGCGGAATCGCAGGTTCTGAAAAAGGCCGGCGACGTCCTCGCGGAGCTCGAGAGTCAGTTGGACAAGCCGGCGGAGGTCGAGGGCACCAAGCCCGGCCAGGTCGAGGTCACGGAGGAGGACGCCGAACGAGAGCCGATACCCGTCGAGATCCGCGTGCCCGAGCCCACGGGGCTCGATCTTTACCGGTCGATTGCGGGCAAGGTCTTGCCGCCGCTCATGACGGCAGGCATCGTCCTTTTGTTCGTGGTCTTCATACTTCTGGAGCGCGAAGATCTGCGCGACAGGATCATACGCCTGTTCGGTGGTTCCGACCTGCAACGCGCGACGTCGACAATGAACGAGGCAGCGAAGCGGCTCAGCGGGTACTTCCTGCGCCAAGTTCTGGTAAACGCGGCATACGGAATATTCATTGGCATCGCGCTCGGGGCCGTCGGCATGCCGAGCCCCGTCGCTTGGGGCATCCTTGCGATGATGATGCGCTTTGTCCCCTATGTGGGATCTTACATCGCGGCCGCTATCCCCGTGCTGATTGCCGCTGCGATCGATCCGGGCTGGTCTCTCGTTCTCATCGTGATTGCGCTGTTCGTGGTGGGTGAGTTCACCATGGGGCAGATTGTCGAGCCGCTGGTGTATGGGCGCGGCACCGGCGTGACGCCGGTCGCCGTGATCGTCAGTCAGGTATTTTGGACCTGGCTTTGGGGGCCGGTGGGTCTCATCATCGCCACGCCCATCACCGTCTGCCTCGCGGTACTCGGCCGCCATGTGCAAGGCTTGAGTTTCTTTGACGTGCTGTTGGGGGACCGGCCGGCCCTGTCGCCGGCGCAGGGATTCTATCGGCACGCCCTGATCGGCGATGCAGCCAATGCGACCTACAAGGCCGAGCTCGCCCTCAAGGACCAGAGCCTTCTCACCTATCTCGATGATGTCGCGCTCGGCGGGCTTGGCATAGCCGAACGGGACCTGGCCCGCGGGGCGCTCGAAGACGAGCAGACCGAGCAGATCGCCGAAACCGTTGCAGAGATCCTCGAAAATCTCGACGAATACGAACCGAAGCGCTGGTTCTCGCGGCTGCGCCGGCACCTGGAAATGGTGGGCGCCGAGCCTGCCAAAGACGACGAGCCTGTCGACGAGCCCGAGACCGAGGACGCGCAGGTGGTCGATTCGAAGGACTTTCGACCGGGATGGAGTGTGGATACGCCGGTCCTGTGCATCGCCGGCCGGAACGGTCTCGATAAGGCCGCAGCGTTGACGCTGGGGCGCGCCCTCGAGAAGCGTGGCCTGAAGGCCAGCGTACTCGGCCCTGACACGCTGTCTCCCGGCATGATCGAATCTCTGTCGGAGACGAAGGCGAAGCTGGTGTGCCTGTCCTATCTCGGTTTCGGAGGCGGTCCGGTCGAAATTCGCTACATGGTTCGCCGCCTACGGCGCATCCTGCCCGACGGCACGATGATCCTCGTGGCCTATTGGAATCAGGAGAATGAGGGCGAAGCCGAGGCGGAACGCAAGCTCCTCGACGTAGTCAATGCCGACGGTTATGCCAACACGCTCCACG